In Bradyrhizobium paxllaeri, the genomic stretch TCATTTTTCGCTCGAAAGCGATCTGGTCCAGCTTCCACAATAGACGTTGCGATTTGCACCGACCGAGCCCGCCGCATCAGATGAAGCAAAAGCAGTACGCCACCAAAAAGGCTCGTCATTATAACGGTCGTCATCAAAAGGCACGCCACACAGCACAATGCGGCTACATCCAAGACCGATCGCAACCAGAACGGCACCCAATCCACACGTGCCGTGTCCTCCGTAGAGCCAGACATGCTCGCTATAACTCGCTGCTCTTCTCGATGCGTGATAAGGTTATCATTCAGCGCCGATTGACGGATCGGCACCCTAAGGGTGCGAGCTGACGTCAAGCTGACGAGTTTCCCGCCGGCAACGATATCGTTTCGCGTGAGTTCCGGGCATTGCTGATCAGCCGAAGAGATCTGGAAAATTTCCCCAACAAACCCCAACAAACCTCTTAGATGTCTTGAAGAGAGTTTTCCCTGCATTGCAGTCGTCGTTCGTACTGAATACGTGCGGCGGCGCCCCATGTTGGAGGCGCCGATTCGTTGTAGTAAAACGGCTTTCACGATAGCCCGCCAATCTGTGCAAGCAATCTCGCCGTTTCAGAGGGTCCAAGCCCGACGACGCCTACGAAGCTAGCCGGTGGCACGGGAATGTCCTGACGAGTCGGCTTCCAGAGATGCAGACAGTACCGGCTGTTATTTACGTATTGCGAATGAGGCGGATGCAGTTGCATCACGCACTCCTCTTCATCCCAAAACAGGTCTTTGACGAAGCACATCTCCTCCCAGTTCGGACAACGTCGCGGCGTGGAGACGGAGACATGCTCCCACCCTGGGCGAACAAGTCCGACTATCCTGAGTCTGCACCCACAAGGGCCCTGAACAAAGAAAAGGCCGCAAGGACCTGATCCCGGCGCGCTGGCGAATTGGCCATGTCGTACGCGGCCGGCCTCGAGTTTTTCTAGAACTTGTGCTCTCACGTCCCCTGCTTTGCCTCGCTGATGAATTTGGTTTCGAGCAAACCGCTGAACAAACCGCAGATGCAGATCATTTCTCTTCTTCCGCTTCCAATGTCGGCAAACACATGCAAGCGGACGCTCGGCTTTCGTCGAGCCGGTAAAGCATCTCCCCGTGAGGCCAGGATAAACTTTCAGCCATCTCCGTCACCTTTATTGAGAAACCGCGTACGTTTCCGTACGGATAAGGTCGAGTTTGGTTTCAGCAACAGATCTTTCCTTTTTTAGCTCACCACATCCCCGGTTCCTTTCGAAGCTTGCCGCAAACCCACGGCTGCGGCTCGCCTCGCGAGGCTAGGAACCCTTGACGACGGCAAACGCGCCGTCGGAAGCAGTTGCTCTTCCAGTATTGTCACGGCGGGCAGATGGAATGAGCCCCGTTGAACGCCTGGCTCACAAGGCGACCGTTTCGGAGCTTGATCCCGCCGTCGAATTCAGGAACTCTTTCGATGCTGGCCTTCTCGTTTGGAATGGGCAGGCACCCCCGCGCAGCAGAAT encodes the following:
- a CDS encoding DUF7694 domain-containing protein; the encoded protein is MCFVKDLFWDEEECVMQLHPPHSQYVNNSRYCLHLWKPTRQDIPVPPASFVGVVGLGPSETARLLAQIGGLS